The following are from one region of the Candidatus Krumholzibacteriota bacterium genome:
- a CDS encoding M48 family metalloprotease gives MKYSKDLIRLSGYGVIFLFAVLAGGCATTGINSGQVNLISSPEEVQMGKEFSVEIEKQFEIYDDPEVSGYVQRVGNRLVQVCDRRDIEYHFAVINKDELNAFALPGGYIYIYTGLLSELDDEAQLAGVLAHEIGHVASRHSTERLTAMYGYQILSSLILGDNPGQMAQLVSNIFSTGGFLAYSRTNEFEADRLGSKYSNSAGYDPNGIVELLGKLHSTEEREPGKLEELLSTHPPTSDRIARTKTIVASFGDTSGKERSAARYQEMKRSLP, from the coding sequence ATGAAATATTCAAAGGATCTTATAAGATTATCAGGATACGGTGTAATCTTTCTTTTCGCTGTTCTTGCCGGCGGTTGCGCCACGACCGGCATAAATTCCGGCCAGGTCAACCTGATCAGTTCTCCCGAAGAGGTCCAGATGGGAAAGGAGTTCTCGGTAGAGATCGAAAAGCAGTTCGAGATCTATGACGATCCTGAGGTCTCGGGGTATGTCCAGCGGGTCGGAAATCGTCTTGTCCAGGTCTGCGATCGAAGGGACATCGAGTATCATTTTGCTGTTATAAATAAAGATGAATTAAACGCTTTTGCTCTTCCGGGAGGGTATATCTATATCTACACGGGACTGTTATCCGAACTCGACGACGAAGCTCAACTTGCAGGCGTGCTGGCTCATGAGATCGGGCACGTGGCTTCGCGTCATTCGACCGAGAGGCTTACGGCGATGTATGGATACCAGATCCTTTCCAGCCTGATACTTGGAGACAATCCCGGGCAGATGGCCCAGCTTGTCTCGAACATATTCTCCACCGGGGGATTCCTCGCCTACAGCAGAACGAATGAGTTTGAAGCTGACAGGCTTGGATCGAAATATTCAAATTCCGCCGGATATGACCCCAACGGAATAGTCGAATTGCTCGGCAAACTGCATTCGACAGAAGAAAGGGAACCAGGCAAGCTCGAGGAACTTCTCTCGACCCATCCGCCTACTTCAGACAGGATCGCGAGGACGAAGACGATCGTAGCGTCGTTTGGAGATACATCCGGAAAAGAAAGGTCAGCGGCCAGGTACCAGGAGATGAAAAGATCCCTGCCGTGA
- a CDS encoding class I SAM-dependent methyltransferase, producing MDSEYQKSKVKEYFDEDSRRYEEVRYTEDYSNCHQYSYLARMAHVLELLEDDGKKILDIGCGPGIYTRQLLDRGYNITSIDIAPGMIEKASKKFSDEIGEKRVTFTTGEIYDLNDMEGYFDAVLCIGVVSYIPKIREFLDKIYSLTRPGGYAVIQISKKYSPKSFDEQLVYPSIQKIKGVIRPGSRSDDTGVILTRYRTAVFDRLCRESGLLMEKGAHFDYNLPVINILAKKFSLSLARSLERRRSRIFQALLAGDRVARYRKREK from the coding sequence ATGGACTCTGAATATCAGAAATCAAAGGTCAAAGAGTATTTCGATGAGGATTCCCGCCGCTACGAAGAGGTGAGATACACCGAAGATTACTCAAACTGTCATCAATACTCGTATCTTGCCAGAATGGCCCATGTCCTTGAGCTCCTGGAAGATGATGGAAAAAAAATTCTCGATATAGGGTGCGGCCCCGGGATCTATACCCGTCAGCTTCTTGACAGGGGGTACAATATCACGAGTATTGATATCGCGCCCGGCATGATTGAAAAGGCGAGCAAAAAATTCTCCGACGAGATCGGTGAAAAGAGAGTCACTTTTACTACTGGCGAAATATATGATCTTAACGATATGGAAGGGTATTTTGACGCTGTCCTCTGTATCGGAGTCGTTTCTTACATACCGAAGATCAGGGAGTTTCTTGACAAGATATATTCTCTGACAAGACCCGGCGGATACGCCGTGATACAGATATCAAAAAAATACTCCCCTAAATCATTCGATGAACAGCTTGTATATCCCTCTATCCAGAAGATCAAGGGTGTTATCAGACCAGGTAGCCGATCGGATGACACGGGGGTCATTCTGACAAGATACCGCACAGCCGTCTTTGACAGGTTATGCAGGGAATCCGGCCTTTTAATGGAAAAGGGAGCCCATTTCGATTACAATCTTCCTGTTATAAATATTCTGGCTAAAAAGTTCAGCCTCTCGCTGGCCCGGTCTCTGGAGCGTAGACGAAGCAGGATATTCCAGGCGCTGCTTGCCGGAGACAGGGTCGCGAGATACCGCAAAAGAGAAAAGTGA
- a CDS encoding acyltransferase, whose protein sequence is MKHILNSIYKIVVFPLYLLVCFNHRISGTENTFSAFAQMLSRISGKHGEFARRAYYNYTLRYSGKDLLVSFGSLFTHRDASVGDRIYIGQYSIIGSVSIDSNVMISDHVSILSGKYQHMYNEEGILVESEKKDPFISIGKSSWIGANSVIMNNIGEGSIIGAGSVVVKPIESFSVAAGSPAKVIRKRGKEDDNGL, encoded by the coding sequence ATGAAACATATATTGAACTCGATATACAAGATTGTCGTCTTTCCTCTGTATCTTCTTGTCTGTTTCAACCACAGGATCTCGGGAACGGAGAACACCTTCAGCGCCTTCGCGCAGATGCTCAGCCGGATCAGTGGTAAACATGGAGAATTTGCCAGACGGGCTTATTATAATTACACTCTTCGATATTCTGGAAAAGACCTGCTGGTCAGCTTCGGATCGCTCTTTACCCACAGGGATGCCTCGGTTGGAGACAGAATATATATCGGCCAGTACTCGATAATCGGATCTGTTTCGATTGATTCCAACGTTATGATCTCCGATCATGTTTCGATATTGAGCGGTAAATACCAGCATATGTACAATGAAGAAGGGATCCTGGTTGAAAGCGAAAAAAAAGATCCTTTCATATCGATAGGAAAGAGTTCCTGGATAGGAGCTAATTCGGTGATAATGAACAATATCGGTGAGGGATCGATAATAGGCGCGGGGAGCGTCGTCGTAAAGCCGATCGAATCTTTCTCCGTGGCAGCCGGTTCACCGGCGAAAGTGATCAGGAAACGTGGTAAAGAAGATGACAATGGACTCTGA
- a CDS encoding UbiA family prenyltransferase, with product MVASHLDKRPSIILRSLDHLFLLRPLILVPVWTFFLLGAWHSGHSGDLWSGRFIPGIIAFTMLTGAIYIINQISDRESDLDNDKLFFIPESIISVRTASVEASVLIIISLAISFTWLPAGFTLISFAGLLLGIIYSVEPVRLKKRPLFDVLANAVGNGILNTLAGWIAVGGELKGLIILLPYPFAVASVHLVTTLADIEGDRKSSLRTSGIALGVKKGLIFSTILMAAAAVLAVISSNREALYATLLSLPAFLVPMRSENARLSRSNILIPAKLSTLVFSVVAGFLFRLYIPFLLIIVIATRIYYRRRFRLDYPSM from the coding sequence ATGGTAGCTTCGCACCTGGATAAAAGACCTTCAATTATATTGCGGTCTCTCGATCATCTGTTTCTTCTCAGGCCACTCATCCTTGTTCCCGTGTGGACATTCTTTCTGCTTGGCGCCTGGCACTCCGGCCATTCGGGAGATCTCTGGTCGGGCCGATTCATTCCGGGAATAATAGCCTTTACGATGTTGACCGGAGCCATTTATATAATCAACCAGATATCGGACAGGGAAAGCGATCTCGATAACGACAAGCTCTTTTTTATTCCAGAATCGATCATCTCCGTAAGAACAGCATCAGTGGAAGCATCGGTCCTTATCATCATTTCGCTGGCGATCTCTTTCACGTGGTTACCTGCCGGTTTCACGCTGATCTCGTTCGCCGGCCTGCTTCTCGGCATCATTTACTCGGTAGAGCCTGTAAGGCTCAAAAAACGCCCTCTTTTCGACGTACTTGCCAACGCTGTTGGAAATGGCATTCTCAACACTCTCGCTGGATGGATCGCTGTCGGAGGGGAACTGAAAGGTCTGATCATCCTTCTTCCATATCCATTCGCTGTCGCCTCGGTTCACCTGGTGACAACCCTGGCTGACATCGAAGGCGACAGGAAAAGCTCGCTCCGCACCAGCGGAATCGCTCTCGGAGTAAAAAAGGGATTGATCTTCTCGACGATCCTTATGGCAGCTGCAGCGGTTCTTGCCGTCATTTCATCAAACAGGGAAGCGCTCTATGCCACCCTGCTCTCCCTTCCCGCTTTCCTGGTTCCGATGAGATCTGAAAATGCCCGTCTTTCCCGGAGCAATATTCTCATTCCTGCCAAGCTCTCCACTCTTGTTTTTTCTGTCGTTGCGGGATTCCTGTTCAGACTGTATATCCCTTTCCTCTTAATTATCGTCATAGCGACGAGGATATACTACAGGCGAAGATTCCGGTTAGACTACCCGTCAATGTAA
- a CDS encoding nitroreductase family protein: protein MSNENIFARRSIRKYSNLPVGREDITALLEAGMAAPSGRNLKPWHFITVTDREVLDSLAEAHPHGKMLFEATAAIAVCAETAISPDYWVQDCAAATENILVAATGLGLGSVWLGCHPREERVSAIKKVLDIPDGTGILSLIAIGHPAEEKQPRTQYDEERVHRGKW, encoded by the coding sequence ATGTCGAATGAAAATATATTCGCCCGAAGAAGTATAAGAAAGTATTCAAACCTTCCTGTCGGGCGGGAAGATATCACGGCTCTTCTTGAAGCGGGCATGGCCGCGCCTTCGGGAAGAAACCTTAAACCATGGCATTTTATTACAGTTACCGATCGAGAGGTCCTCGACAGCCTGGCCGAAGCCCATCCACATGGCAAGATGCTTTTCGAAGCCACCGCGGCAATCGCTGTCTGCGCCGAGACAGCCATCTCCCCCGATTACTGGGTCCAGGATTGCGCAGCCGCGACGGAAAACATCCTCGTCGCGGCGACCGGACTGGGGCTGGGATCAGTCTGGCTTGGATGCCATCCCAGAGAAGAACGCGTATCGGCGATAAAAAAGGTCCTTGATATCCCTGATGGAACGGGAATACTGAGCCTTATAGCGATCGGCCACCCGGCGGAGGAAAAACAACCGAGGACCCAATACGACGAAGAAAGAGTACACAGGGGAAAATGGTAA
- a CDS encoding acyl--CoA ligase: MQGHPKLNIPGGFKEIGLKTLPDIFQHAIDNYPGTVAIKKRHSWGHQSISYQEFGRLISFLGSGLIERGLSNGDRVALMAENSPEWLLVYAGVTSCGGVIVPLDTNLQENELRHLLLHSEAGSIVVSPGIYNDLVEGMNLRDIDVIVIGEQETGIDALSLGELMARGKEKVNNGDTSFFRRRTEVRPEDTAAICYTSGTTGQPKGAVLLHSNLVANIESLSCIIRFTSDDAFLCLLPLYHTFPVMSVFLTPVYNGSTIVFARSIKPKIILEDIIREQITVLVAVPLFYEHLAPLLVPVEKDKKGASGKVRRFFLRAVIGLGRLFGRKKPSGTMTKKIVTAGMENIRLCVTGAAALRPDVEEAFIKAGIPLIQGYGMTETSPVIAMNIPDSPKNGTVGPPLPGIDVVIDSPDSDGVGEILVKGPNVMKEYYKNREATAAVLKNGYLRTGDLGKKDQDGYITISGRIKSLIVTAGGKNVYPDELEAMIIKNPYILECVVLSVEDKKGNTRPGAVIVPDYDMLGTVAELKSELTEENIKRFIGEELRAIFEDLPDYKHLLGFQIRDMELPKTTTRKVKRHLVSWARE; encoded by the coding sequence ATGCAGGGGCACCCTAAACTCAATATTCCAGGCGGATTTAAAGAGATCGGCCTGAAGACTCTTCCCGATATTTTCCAGCATGCCATTGACAATTACCCTGGCACTGTTGCTATCAAGAAAAGACATTCATGGGGACACCAGTCGATATCATACCAGGAATTCGGCAGACTGATCTCTTTTCTCGGATCCGGATTGATTGAACGCGGCCTCAGCAATGGTGACCGCGTAGCATTGATGGCTGAAAACAGCCCCGAGTGGCTGCTTGTCTACGCCGGAGTGACTTCCTGCGGGGGTGTGATCGTACCACTCGACACCAATCTCCAGGAAAATGAACTGAGGCATCTTCTCCTTCATTCTGAAGCGGGATCGATCGTCGTCTCTCCAGGAATATACAATGACCTGGTAGAAGGAATGAACCTGCGCGATATAGACGTTATAGTCATTGGAGAGCAGGAGACAGGAATAGACGCTCTATCGCTCGGCGAGTTGATGGCCAGGGGAAAGGAAAAGGTAAACAACGGCGACACCTCATTCTTTCGGCGCAGGACGGAGGTCAGGCCGGAAGATACGGCGGCGATCTGCTACACTTCAGGTACCACTGGACAACCGAAGGGCGCGGTCCTTCTCCACAGCAATCTCGTCGCCAATATTGAATCGCTTTCATGTATCATCCGTTTTACTTCAGATGACGCTTTTCTCTGCCTGTTGCCACTTTACCATACATTTCCTGTCATGAGCGTTTTTCTTACTCCTGTCTATAACGGCTCTACGATCGTCTTCGCCAGATCGATCAAACCAAAGATCATCCTTGAAGATATAATCAGGGAACAGATCACCGTCCTTGTCGCCGTGCCTCTTTTCTACGAGCATCTCGCCCCCCTTCTTGTTCCGGTGGAAAAGGATAAAAAAGGCGCGAGCGGTAAAGTCAGGCGATTTTTCCTCCGGGCGGTGATCGGACTGGGGAGGCTTTTCGGCCGAAAGAAACCATCGGGAACAATGACGAAAAAGATAGTCACCGCCGGGATGGAAAATATCAGGCTGTGCGTGACAGGCGCGGCTGCACTGCGTCCTGATGTCGAAGAAGCCTTTATCAAAGCGGGAATACCGCTGATCCAGGGATATGGAATGACCGAGACATCGCCGGTGATCGCGATGAACATTCCTGACAGCCCGAAAAATGGGACAGTTGGACCTCCCCTTCCCGGAATCGATGTGGTGATAGATTCTCCCGACAGTGACGGAGTCGGAGAAATACTCGTCAAGGGGCCGAATGTGATGAAGGAATACTACAAAAACCGGGAGGCGACCGCCGCCGTACTGAAAAATGGATATCTGCGCACCGGAGACCTTGGGAAAAAAGATCAGGACGGGTATATAACGATCTCTGGAAGGATAAAATCGCTGATAGTGACTGCCGGGGGGAAAAACGTCTATCCGGATGAGCTCGAAGCAATGATAATTAAAAATCCGTATATCCTTGAGTGCGTCGTTCTATCTGTAGAGGACAAAAAGGGCAATACACGGCCCGGCGCGGTAATAGTACCCGACTATGACATGCTCGGGACAGTCGCCGAATTGAAAAGCGAACTGACCGAGGAAAATATAAAAAGATTCATCGGTGAAGAACTTCGCGCCATATTTGAGGATCTTCCTGATTACAAACACCTGCTCGGTTTTCAGATCAGGGACATGGAGCTTCCAAAGACGACTACGCGCAAGGTGAAACGCCACCTGGTATCGTGGGCCAGGGAATAG
- a CDS encoding RNA methyltransferase: protein MSPQKISSLHNPVVKSLIRLGKKKERDLSGLMLIEGVRELHSALKNGIEVTEIFICPTLATDEEKENLLTVLGPMNIKQTEVTPQVLEKITYRGSSSFLAALAKKMKNTLDDLRPGASPLYLVVDSVEKPGNIGAIFRSADGAGASGVLISDPVTDLSNPNLIRASLGTVFSIPSAISQAEEIIKWLKKHNIRIMATTPRAEKLYSEMDLTGPVAIAVGSEDSGISGKWMDACDDGIKLPMHGNADSLNVSVAAAIVLYEALRQRKQVTSK from the coding sequence ATGAGTCCTCAAAAGATTTCGAGTCTGCACAACCCGGTCGTCAAATCGCTGATCAGACTCGGAAAAAAGAAAGAAAGAGACCTTTCGGGCCTGATGCTTATTGAGGGAGTAAGGGAACTCCATTCAGCTCTGAAAAACGGTATCGAGGTCACCGAAATATTCATCTGTCCCACTCTTGCCACTGATGAGGAGAAGGAAAACCTTCTGACAGTGCTTGGCCCGATGAATATCAAACAGACTGAAGTCACTCCTCAGGTTCTGGAAAAAATAACGTACAGGGGCAGTTCGAGTTTTCTGGCAGCGCTCGCTAAAAAAATGAAAAATACCCTTGATGATCTCAGGCCTGGCGCCAGCCCCCTTTATCTTGTCGTCGATTCAGTCGAGAAACCGGGGAATATTGGCGCAATTTTCAGGTCCGCCGATGGTGCTGGCGCCAGCGGAGTCCTGATAAGCGATCCGGTCACTGACCTGAGCAATCCGAACCTCATCAGGGCAAGTCTCGGGACTGTCTTTTCCATTCCCTCGGCGATCTCCCAGGCGGAAGAGATCATCAAATGGCTCAAGAAACATAATATAAGGATAATGGCGACAACTCCCCGGGCGGAAAAATTATATTCGGAAATGGACCTTACCGGACCTGTCGCGATAGCCGTCGGCAGTGAGGACAGCGGTATCAGCGGTAAATGGATGGACGCGTGCGACGATGGGATCAAGCTTCCTATGCATGGAAATGCCGATTCCCTTAATGTCTCGGTGGCAGCGGCGATAGTCCTTTATGAGGCTTTGAGGCAGAGAAAACAGGTTACGTCAAAATAG
- a CDS encoding tetratricopeptide repeat protein: protein MIKKIQILFLLYIIVTITSSTFAGLPLWGLSSWSAVSYTTQIVLAAILLLLLIGGINQKILNIFNRIRLSDRWISIIILGIMVILMWQLRSGHDYWGERVEISEAVTNGIFFVPGAPLALMLNQLIFILANSILLLSASSATTLLSIISGGVYILLAAFLSRALHREGKYLSENRTLSLLVVVSGGYFTLFFGSGGNTPLAMLFVILFVVSSITHIRGNTPLWLTAFLFILSIMASLSTLFLLPGFAYLAAVDFREKDRRRGIIPAITVIVILYAAADLSPFWGGSFSGPSRSLFALFREFTHFLASGNTIKLFSDLSNALLLAGPVSITALFFLLTSKRNRHHAAQSSLFEERFLATASVSAFLFLILTAQKIESGLRWDIIAVSGPVFAAYSLWALNSRLAFRSKFGYAALLIFALGIFHSTPMIAISHSDNLGIKRIRELPLPQGGPEKIIGNRYFEKRQFAEATEWLQLSAGKNGEDASVWSTLATINTMEDRKSDAVSNMIKAARLRPDDMEYSEKLAEAYIENNWMEEAIAEYIKLKNADSTRVRYWIRLGYAYNHSSRYDEAIRTYETVLEFDPENDQYLKNLTSALLNKGVELQKEKEYEEAKRYYERARRTYPTDWIASNNLAMIAMEKKEFKQAHKILSEALRSNDFSPTLHYNMALVEEEMGNYSVALDHLRRCGELNRTSPPPNDDIERISKKLREQEKSPR from the coding sequence ATGATAAAAAAGATACAGATATTGTTCCTCCTGTATATAATCGTTACGATAACATCTTCGACATTCGCAGGCCTCCCCCTCTGGGGCCTTTCGTCATGGTCGGCAGTTTCGTATACAACGCAGATAGTACTCGCCGCGATTCTCCTTCTGCTTCTGATCGGCGGGATCAATCAGAAGATCCTCAATATTTTCAATCGCATCCGCCTGTCTGACAGATGGATATCGATTATCATACTTGGCATAATGGTCATCCTGATGTGGCAGCTCAGGTCCGGGCATGATTACTGGGGTGAAAGGGTTGAGATCTCGGAGGCTGTCACAAATGGTATTTTCTTCGTACCCGGCGCGCCCCTGGCCTTGATGCTCAATCAATTGATATTCATCCTGGCCAATTCGATCCTGCTGCTGAGCGCTTCTTCAGCCACGACTCTTCTCAGTATTATCTCAGGTGGAGTATACATACTTCTTGCCGCTTTCCTCTCCCGCGCTCTCCACCGGGAAGGTAAATACCTCTCCGAAAACCGGACCCTTTCGCTTCTTGTCGTGGTTTCGGGAGGATATTTTACCCTCTTTTTCGGATCAGGGGGAAACACGCCTCTGGCGATGCTCTTTGTGATCCTTTTCGTCGTCTCCTCAATAACCCATATAAGGGGTAATACTCCACTCTGGTTGACTGCGTTCTTGTTTATTCTCTCGATCATGGCCAGTCTGTCCACACTCTTCCTTCTGCCCGGATTCGCATATCTCGCCGCTGTCGACTTCAGGGAAAAGGACCGAAGAAGAGGTATTATCCCCGCTATCACTGTCATTGTAATACTATACGCGGCGGCAGATCTGTCGCCTTTTTGGGGAGGCAGCTTCTCCGGACCATCGAGATCCCTTTTTGCCCTTTTCCGGGAGTTCACTCATTTTCTCGCTTCAGGCAATACCATCAAACTCTTTTCCGACTTGAGCAATGCCCTTCTTCTCGCCGGTCCAGTGTCGATCACAGCCCTTTTCTTCCTCCTCACATCCAAACGGAACAGGCACCACGCGGCTCAATCTTCCCTGTTCGAGGAAAGGTTTCTCGCCACGGCGTCCGTGAGCGCTTTTCTCTTTCTTATCTTGACCGCTCAAAAGATAGAGTCCGGTCTCCGATGGGATATTATCGCCGTCTCGGGTCCCGTGTTCGCGGCCTATTCGCTCTGGGCCCTGAATTCACGTCTTGCATTCCGTTCAAAATTCGGTTACGCGGCATTGCTCATTTTCGCTCTTGGTATCTTTCATTCGACCCCGATGATCGCCATCTCGCATTCGGATAATCTCGGAATCAAAAGAATCAGGGAACTTCCCCTACCACAAGGCGGACCGGAGAAGATCATCGGCAATAGATATTTCGAGAAAAGACAATTCGCCGAAGCTACAGAGTGGCTCCAGTTATCGGCAGGGAAAAACGGGGAAGACGCCTCTGTCTGGTCGACTCTCGCGACGATCAATACGATGGAAGACAGAAAGAGCGATGCTGTATCGAACATGATCAAGGCCGCGAGATTGAGACCTGATGACATGGAATATTCCGAGAAACTGGCTGAGGCATATATCGAGAACAACTGGATGGAAGAAGCTATAGCGGAATATATCAAGCTTAAAAATGCTGACTCGACAAGGGTCAGGTACTGGATCCGGCTTGGCTACGCTTATAATCACAGCAGCAGGTACGATGAGGCCATCAGGACTTATGAGACGGTCCTCGAGTTCGACCCGGAGAACGACCAGTACCTCAAGAACCTGACTTCAGCGCTGTTGAACAAGGGCGTAGAGCTTCAGAAGGAAAAAGAATATGAAGAAGCAAAGCGATACTACGAAAGAGCGCGGAGGACCTATCCTACGGACTGGATCGCTTCAAACAATCTCGCCATGATCGCGATGGAGAAAAAAGAATTCAAACAGGCCCATAAGATCCTCAGTGAAGCACTCAGGTCGAACGATTTTTCACCGACACTTCATTACAATATGGCACTTGTCGAGGAAGAAATGGGCAATTACTCCGTAGCGCTCGACCACCTTCGCCGCTGCGGCGAACTCAACAGGACTTCGCCGCCTCCCAACGATGATATCGAAAGGATATCGAAGAAACTCCGGGAGCAGGAGAAAAGTCCCCGATAA
- a CDS encoding dicarboxylate/amino acid:cation symporter, protein MIGLVAGIPIGLLLGPRAEVIEPLGKLFIRLIRMIVVPLVFSSLFVGTASLGDIKKLGRIGAKTVAYYLCTTAIAITIGLTLGNIFKPGENIDSSTRTQLMASYEKEAALKIDLAKNKPGVLETITRIVPANPVESLAEENMLQIIFFALIFGIAVTLIPGNGGKPVIDFFAAVSDGMVQLVHIVMKMAPLGVLALIAAVVGKFGIDILLSLLRYAIVVIVGLAVHGVFIYSSAVRVFSGIRPMVFFRAIRPAQLIAFSTSSSNATLPVTIECVEENLGVSEEISSFVLPLGATINMDGTALYQGVAAVFIAQVYGISLSIGDQLTIVLMATLASIGTAGVPGVGIITLAMVLQTIGVPLEGIALVLGVDRILDMCRTVVNITGDASAAVIVAATEGDLHAIPAESEKEKK, encoded by the coding sequence ATGATCGGTCTTGTCGCGGGAATCCCGATAGGTCTCCTGCTTGGGCCTCGAGCTGAAGTTATAGAACCTCTTGGTAAACTGTTCATCCGGTTGATTCGAATGATCGTAGTCCCTCTCGTCTTCTCATCCCTCTTTGTCGGTACGGCAAGCCTTGGTGATATTAAAAAACTCGGAAGGATAGGAGCCAAGACCGTAGCCTATTATCTTTGCACAACGGCTATCGCTATCACTATCGGCCTTACTCTCGGAAATATCTTCAAACCTGGCGAGAATATAGATTCTTCGACCAGGACCCAGTTGATGGCGTCATACGAAAAAGAAGCCGCTCTTAAAATTGATCTCGCTAAAAACAAACCCGGAGTCCTGGAGACGATAACCCGCATTGTCCCTGCCAATCCTGTCGAAAGCCTGGCTGAGGAGAACATGCTGCAGATAATATTCTTCGCTCTGATCTTCGGGATCGCTGTGACTTTGATACCGGGAAACGGCGGAAAACCTGTAATCGATTTTTTCGCGGCGGTAAGCGATGGGATGGTCCAACTTGTCCATATCGTGATGAAGATGGCTCCCCTTGGAGTACTGGCTCTGATCGCCGCCGTCGTCGGAAAGTTCGGGATCGATATCCTCCTTTCCCTTCTCCGATACGCTATTGTCGTGATCGTCGGCCTCGCTGTCCACGGAGTGTTCATCTACTCTTCCGCGGTCCGCGTCTTCTCCGGGATCAGGCCGATGGTTTTTTTCAGGGCTATCAGACCGGCCCAGCTGATCGCCTTCTCCACCTCGTCGAGTAACGCGACCCTTCCGGTCACCATAGAATGCGTCGAGGAGAACCTCGGGGTCTCGGAAGAAATATCGAGCTTCGTCCTTCCTCTCGGCGCGACGATCAATATGGATGGAACAGCTTTGTATCAGGGCGTCGCGGCCGTATTTATAGCGCAGGTATATGGTATATCTCTCTCGATAGGAGATCAGCTGACGATCGTCCTCATGGCTACGCTTGCTTCTATAGGGACAGCCGGCGTCCCTGGCGTGGGGATCATAACCCTGGCGATGGTCCTTCAGACGATAGGAGTCCCCCTTGAAGGGATAGCGCTCGTCCTTGGTGTCGACAGAATACTCGACATGTGCCGGACAGTGGTCAATATTACGGGTGACGCCTCCGCTGCCGTCATCGTGGCCGCCACAGAAGGAGACCTGCACGCGATTCCGGCAGAGTCTGAAAAGGAGAAAAAATGA
- a CDS encoding protein-L-isoaspartate(D-aspartate) O-methyltransferase, translated as MVREQIIARGITDEKVILAMKSVPRHLFVPEEYTGIAYIDSPLPIGSKQTISQPYIVALMTAFLSPDSLDRILEVGTGSGYQAAVLSMIVDSVFTIEILSELASRASALLDTLGYDNVMVRTGDGYNGWPGKAPFDGIIVTAAAPRIPEPLVEQLKLGGMLVIPEGQFPQKLNLYEKVADGLKLHSSVPVQFVPMTGKIRERNKK; from the coding sequence ATGGTACGCGAGCAGATCATCGCCCGGGGAATAACGGACGAGAAAGTCATTCTCGCCATGAAAAGCGTCCCAAGGCATCTTTTCGTCCCCGAAGAATATACTGGTATCGCGTACATCGACAGTCCTCTCCCAATCGGGAGTAAACAGACTATATCTCAACCATATATCGTAGCGTTGATGACGGCTTTCCTGAGTCCTGATTCGCTGGACAGGATACTGGAGGTCGGGACCGGTTCAGGATACCAGGCAGCTGTTCTATCGATGATCGTCGATTCAGTCTTTACTATCGAGATCCTTTCCGAACTGGCCTCGCGTGCTTCCGCCCTGCTTGATACGCTCGGATACGATAATGTCATGGTCAGAACGGGGGATGGTTATAACGGATGGCCGGGGAAAGCTCCTTTTGACGGTATTATAGTGACCGCCGCGGCTCCAAGGATCCCTGAACCTCTCGTCGAGCAACTGAAGTTGGGAGGGATGCTTGTGATCCCGGAAGGTCAGTTTCCCCAAAAACTCAATCTGTATGAAAAAGTGGCAGACGGACTCAAACTTCACTCTTCAGTGCCGGTGCAGTTCGTTCCGATGACCGGGAAGATAAGAGAAAGGAATAAAAAGTAA